One Synechococcus sp. PROS-9-1 DNA window includes the following coding sequences:
- a CDS encoding AMP-binding protein, translating to MGSFAQASWRPTPWELKSLARQQHVQGLGRVDQLWPWLEQRHGALMAVDAPHAAHPEHFNYQELSQRITTAAAGFRSLGVCEGDVVGLFAENSPRWLMADQGLMRAGAADAVRGASAPVEELRYILEDAKAVALVVQNADLWQRLQLPVQLRSQLRFVLQLEGDAVDQDVISWADLLAAGAKHQAPDPDAGRDATSAASTTATILYTSGTTGQPKGVPLSHANLLHQMRSLSCVARPDPGAPVLSVLPIWHAYERSAEYYFFSCACSQSYTTIKQLKRDLPRVKPVVMVTVPRLWEAVQAGFEDVLKTFPASRQRLLRAALANSSAYCLARRQRRNLMLTPLGRRQRLMARLKSAGRWPAHALASKLIWPKLRLQLSGGQLRFPINGGGAIAPHVDSFFEAVGIELLVGYGLTETSPVVSCRRPWRNIRGSSGQPLPDTEFRIVDAETRQPLGFRDCGVVLVRGPQVMAGYLRRPEATAKVLEADGWFDTGDLGMLLPDGSVVLTGRAKDTIVLSSGENIEPAPLEEELVSSPLIEQVMLVGQDQRQLAALVVPRLEAMLAWGAEQGLSLPADLGGTPGDQDLRRLLRGELNRLLSLRVGARSDERVMGVVLVAPFTIENGLLTQTLKQRRDRISGRDRESIQALYGC from the coding sequence GGATGCACCCCATGCCGCCCATCCGGAGCATTTCAACTATCAGGAGTTGTCGCAACGAATCACGACTGCGGCTGCAGGGTTTCGTTCCTTGGGGGTTTGCGAGGGCGATGTGGTGGGACTGTTTGCAGAAAACAGTCCCCGCTGGCTGATGGCAGATCAAGGCTTGATGCGCGCCGGTGCGGCTGATGCGGTGCGTGGCGCTTCAGCCCCCGTAGAGGAGTTGCGATACATCCTTGAGGACGCCAAGGCTGTAGCCCTGGTGGTGCAAAACGCGGATCTTTGGCAACGGCTTCAGTTGCCTGTTCAGTTGCGCAGCCAACTGCGCTTTGTGCTGCAGCTCGAAGGTGATGCTGTGGATCAAGACGTGATCTCGTGGGCTGATCTTTTGGCAGCTGGCGCAAAGCATCAGGCTCCGGATCCAGACGCTGGTCGAGACGCCACCAGCGCTGCCAGCACCACAGCCACCATCCTTTACACCTCAGGAACCACCGGTCAGCCCAAGGGCGTTCCGCTCAGCCACGCCAACCTGCTGCATCAGATGCGCAGTTTGAGTTGCGTTGCTCGCCCAGACCCTGGCGCTCCTGTGCTCAGCGTGTTGCCGATCTGGCATGCCTATGAACGCAGTGCGGAGTATTACTTCTTCTCCTGCGCCTGTTCGCAGAGCTACACCACGATCAAACAGCTCAAACGTGATTTACCCAGGGTGAAGCCTGTGGTGATGGTGACAGTGCCGCGCCTCTGGGAGGCGGTGCAAGCTGGGTTTGAAGATGTCCTGAAAACATTTCCTGCATCCAGGCAGCGCCTGTTGCGGGCGGCACTCGCTAACAGCAGTGCCTATTGCTTGGCCCGGCGTCAGCGTCGCAACCTGATGCTGACGCCCTTGGGGCGCCGTCAGCGCTTGATGGCGCGTCTGAAATCCGCCGGGCGCTGGCCCGCCCATGCCCTGGCCTCCAAGCTGATCTGGCCAAAGCTGAGGTTGCAGCTCAGTGGTGGTCAGCTGCGCTTCCCCATCAATGGAGGAGGAGCGATCGCCCCTCATGTGGATTCCTTTTTTGAGGCGGTGGGGATCGAGTTGTTGGTGGGCTATGGCCTCACTGAAACCAGCCCGGTTGTGAGTTGCCGGCGTCCATGGCGCAACATCCGTGGCAGTTCAGGGCAGCCTTTGCCGGATACGGAGTTCCGGATCGTGGATGCTGAGACGCGTCAGCCCCTCGGCTTTCGTGATTGTGGCGTTGTCTTGGTGCGTGGTCCCCAGGTGATGGCTGGGTATCTGCGTCGTCCAGAAGCCACCGCAAAAGTGCTAGAAGCCGATGGCTGGTTTGATACCGGTGACCTGGGCATGCTCTTGCCCGATGGGTCGGTCGTGCTGACGGGTCGTGCCAAGGACACGATTGTGCTGAGCAGTGGTGAAAACATTGAGCCGGCACCTTTGGAGGAGGAGCTGGTGTCCAGCCCCTTGATCGAACAGGTGATGCTCGTTGGCCAAGATCAACGCCAGTTGGCGGCCTTGGTTGTGCCGCGCCTCGAGGCGATGTTGGCCTGGGGCGCAGAGCAGGGCCTCAGCTTGCCGGCCGATCTCGGTGGGACTCCAGGCGATCAAGACTTGCGGCGTCTGCTGCGCGGGGAGCTGAATCGCCTGCTGAGTTTGCGCGTTGGCGCACGTTCGGATGAACGGGTGATGGGTGTGGTGTTGGTGGCGCCGTTCACGATCGAAAACGGCCTGCTCACGCAGACCTTGAAGCAGCGTCGTGATCGGATCAGTGGGCGTGATCGGGAGTCGATTCAGGCGCTTTATGGATGCTGA
- a CDS encoding DUF1651 domain-containing protein — MLKSRKYLSRKDGEKKWNRLIEIGWTQVAPVWAEAIEP, encoded by the coding sequence ATGCTGAAAAGTAGAAAATATCTGTCCCGAAAGGATGGAGAGAAGAAATGGAATCGCCTGATTGAAATTGGTTGGACTCAGGTTGCACCCGTCTGGGCTGAAGCGATTGAGCCATAA
- a CDS encoding dihydrolipoamide acetyltransferase family protein — protein MATHDIFMPALSSTMTEGKIVEWLKQPGDKVERGESVLVVESDKADMDVESFQEGYLAAVLMPAGSTAPVGETIGLIVETEAEIADAKAKAPTAAPSAAPTAPAAAAPAAPAPPAAPLAPAPVAAPAPISAPVAAPASNGRLIVSPRARKLASQMGVDLAGLRGTGPNGRIQAEDVEKAAGRPVTPPRVGEGTSAAAVVVGSVVASPSAPAGNSFGAPGETVAFNTLQAAVNRNMEASLAVPCFRVGYTITTDKLDAFYKQVKPKGVTMTALLAKAVAVTLARHPQVNAATTASGMSYPAEVNVAVAVAMEDGGLITPVLRNADRTDLYELSRQWGDLVKRSRSKQLQPEEYSTGTFTLSNLGMFGVDRFDAILPPGTGAILAVAASRPTVVAGKDGSIAVKRQMQVNLTADHRVIYGADGAAFLKDLAELIDMRPESLAL, from the coding sequence TTGGCGACCCACGACATTTTTATGCCTGCCCTCAGCTCCACCATGACGGAGGGCAAAATCGTGGAGTGGCTCAAACAGCCTGGAGACAAGGTGGAGCGAGGCGAATCCGTTCTCGTTGTTGAGTCAGACAAAGCTGATATGGATGTGGAGTCCTTTCAGGAGGGCTACCTGGCTGCCGTGTTGATGCCTGCGGGGAGCACTGCACCCGTGGGTGAAACCATCGGCTTGATCGTTGAGACGGAAGCGGAGATTGCTGACGCGAAGGCCAAAGCTCCCACCGCGGCCCCTTCCGCAGCACCCACCGCCCCAGCCGCTGCAGCACCTGCTGCTCCGGCCCCCCCAGCAGCGCCGCTTGCCCCTGCTCCTGTAGCAGCTCCGGCACCCATCTCCGCTCCCGTGGCTGCACCTGCGAGCAACGGACGTTTGATCGTGAGTCCTCGCGCCCGCAAGCTGGCCTCCCAAATGGGCGTAGACCTTGCTGGTCTGCGCGGCACTGGCCCCAATGGCCGGATTCAGGCGGAAGATGTTGAAAAGGCAGCCGGACGTCCGGTCACCCCACCACGGGTGGGTGAGGGCACTTCAGCTGCTGCCGTGGTTGTTGGCAGTGTCGTCGCTTCACCGTCGGCTCCTGCGGGCAACAGCTTTGGCGCCCCGGGCGAGACCGTGGCCTTCAACACCCTGCAGGCGGCAGTGAACCGCAACATGGAAGCCAGCCTTGCGGTGCCTTGCTTCCGCGTTGGATACACGATCACCACGGACAAGCTCGATGCGTTTTATAAGCAGGTGAAGCCCAAAGGCGTCACGATGACTGCACTTCTGGCCAAAGCCGTGGCCGTCACCTTGGCCCGCCATCCCCAGGTGAATGCCGCCACCACGGCCTCAGGCATGAGCTATCCCGCTGAGGTGAATGTGGCAGTCGCTGTGGCGATGGAAGACGGCGGATTGATTACGCCTGTATTGCGCAATGCCGATCGCACCGATCTGTATGAGTTGTCGCGGCAGTGGGGGGATCTGGTGAAGCGTTCTCGCAGCAAGCAACTGCAGCCGGAGGAATACAGCACCGGCACCTTCACCCTCTCCAACCTTGGAATGTTTGGAGTGGATCGGTTTGATGCCATCTTGCCCCCAGGCACCGGCGCGATTCTGGCGGTTGCGGCGTCTCGTCCCACCGTGGTGGCAGGCAAGGACGGATCCATCGCTGTGAAGCGTCAGATGCAGGTGAACCTCACCGCTGATCACCGCGTGATTTATGGCGCCGACGGTGCTGCCTTCCTGAAGGATCTGGCGGAACTCATCGACATGCGTCCAGAGAGTTTGGCTCTGTAA
- the cysK gene encoding cysteine synthase A — MSRVYADNSQAIGNTPLVRLNHVTKGCKATVLAKIEGRNPAYSVKCRIGANMIWDAEKRGVLSEGKTIVEPTSGNTGIALAFTAAARGYKLILTMPESMSIERRRVMAVLGAELILTEAAKGMPGAIAKAKEIADSDPAKYFMPGQFDNPANPEIHEKTTGPEIWNDCDGAIDVFVAGVGTGGTITGVSRYIKQQKGKAITSVAVEPSHSPVITQTMNGEALKPGPHKIQGIGAGFIPKNLDLSVVDRVEQVTNEESIEMALRLAQEEGLLVGISCGAAAAAAIRLAQQDEFAGKTIVVVLPDLAERYLSSVMFADVPTGIIEQPVPA, encoded by the coding sequence ATGTCCCGCGTCTACGCCGACAACAGCCAAGCCATCGGCAACACCCCTCTCGTTCGCCTCAACCACGTCACCAAGGGTTGCAAGGCAACCGTTTTGGCCAAAATCGAAGGCCGCAACCCCGCCTACAGCGTGAAGTGCAGGATCGGCGCCAACATGATTTGGGACGCTGAAAAGCGTGGCGTTCTCTCCGAAGGGAAAACCATCGTGGAGCCCACCTCAGGCAACACAGGCATTGCCCTGGCCTTCACTGCCGCGGCTCGTGGTTACAAGCTGATCCTCACGATGCCGGAATCGATGTCGATCGAACGGCGACGGGTGATGGCCGTGCTTGGCGCCGAACTGATTCTCACGGAAGCCGCCAAGGGCATGCCTGGCGCCATCGCTAAGGCCAAGGAAATTGCCGATAGCGATCCTGCCAAGTACTTCATGCCTGGGCAGTTTGATAATCCCGCCAACCCAGAGATCCACGAGAAGACCACAGGTCCTGAGATCTGGAATGACTGCGATGGAGCGATCGATGTCTTTGTTGCCGGCGTTGGCACCGGTGGCACCATCACCGGTGTCTCGCGTTACATCAAGCAGCAAAAGGGCAAGGCCATCACCTCGGTTGCCGTTGAGCCAAGCCACAGCCCTGTGATCACCCAAACCATGAATGGTGAGGCTCTCAAGCCAGGTCCACACAAAATTCAAGGCATCGGCGCTGGCTTCATTCCCAAGAATCTCGATCTCTCCGTGGTCGATCGCGTGGAGCAAGTCACCAATGAGGAGTCGATCGAAATGGCCCTGCGTCTGGCCCAGGAAGAAGGCCTTTTGGTAGGAATTTCTTGTGGCGCCGCGGCCGCAGCGGCCATTCGCCTCGCCCAACAAGATGAATTTGCTGGCAAAACAATCGTGGTGGTTCTGCCTGACCTCGCCGAGCGCTATCTGTCCTCAGTGATGTTCGCGGATGTGCCCACCGGCATCATCGAGCAACCCGTTCCTGCCTGA
- the queA gene encoding tRNA preQ1(34) S-adenosylmethionine ribosyltransferase-isomerase QueA: MPDSRDLQLSSYDYVLPEERIAQAPVEPRHDARLLMVPPAERSLSELRHQQVWDWQQELLPGDLLVVNDTRVLKARLRVRRSGGGLGELLVLEPRGEGRWLCLARPAKRMQPGDQLWLEALEQEPLPLAVLASDAASGGRIVQFPAECADALALEGLLERYGEVPLPPYITRHDSSDQERYQTRYASRPGAVAAPTAGLHLSDDLLAAIAERGVALAHVTLHVGLGTFRPVETEDLTDLTLHSEWVEVRAEVVEAVSACRARGGRVIAVGTTSVRALEAAAAAGGGSLQPLKGPVDLVIQPGYRFQVVQGLLTNFHLPKSSLLLLVSALIGRDQLLQIYAIAIEKMYRFYSYGDAMWIAPEAVLFDARPEGTA; this comes from the coding sequence ATGCCTGACTCACGTGATCTTCAGCTCAGTTCGTATGACTACGTTCTGCCGGAAGAAAGAATTGCGCAGGCGCCGGTGGAGCCACGGCACGATGCTCGTCTGTTGATGGTGCCGCCTGCAGAACGTTCCCTGTCAGAGCTGAGGCACCAACAGGTTTGGGACTGGCAGCAGGAGTTGCTACCCGGCGATCTTTTGGTGGTGAATGACACCCGCGTCCTGAAGGCGCGTCTTCGGGTGCGCCGCAGTGGCGGAGGTTTGGGTGAATTGCTCGTGCTCGAGCCCCGGGGCGAGGGGCGGTGGCTGTGTTTAGCGAGGCCTGCTAAACGCATGCAGCCTGGTGACCAGCTTTGGCTTGAGGCCTTGGAGCAAGAACCGCTGCCCTTAGCCGTGCTGGCGAGCGATGCGGCCAGTGGAGGCAGGATCGTGCAGTTCCCTGCGGAATGCGCGGATGCGCTTGCCCTGGAAGGACTGTTGGAGCGTTACGGAGAAGTGCCACTTCCGCCTTACATCACACGGCATGACAGCTCGGATCAAGAGCGCTATCAAACCCGTTACGCCTCGCGTCCAGGCGCTGTTGCTGCTCCGACGGCGGGACTGCATCTCAGTGATGACTTGTTGGCAGCAATTGCAGAGCGGGGTGTTGCCTTGGCCCATGTCACCCTTCACGTTGGCTTGGGCACCTTTCGGCCCGTGGAAACAGAGGATCTGACCGACCTCACCTTGCACAGTGAATGGGTGGAGGTGCGCGCTGAGGTGGTGGAGGCGGTGTCGGCCTGTAGAGCTCGAGGCGGAAGGGTGATTGCAGTGGGCACAACCAGCGTGCGAGCACTGGAGGCCGCAGCTGCTGCGGGTGGAGGGAGCTTGCAGCCCTTGAAGGGGCCCGTGGATCTAGTGATTCAGCCGGGCTATCGCTTCCAGGTGGTGCAGGGTTTACTCACGAACTTTCACCTCCCCAAGAGCTCTCTTTTGCTCCTTGTGAGTGCACTGATCGGTCGCGACCAGTTGCTCCAGATCTACGCCATAGCGATTGAGAAGATGTATCGCTTCTATTCCTATGGCGATGCCATGTGGATTGCTCCTGAGGCCGTGCTTTTCGATGCACGCCCTGAAGGAACGGCCTAA
- a CDS encoding PLP-dependent aspartate aminotransferase family protein, whose product MQRPVPEPATATRAIHHGESFASETGTVMPPIYATSTFEHGNPGGFDYTRSGNPNFRILEGVLASVEACTHATVFGSGVSAITAIASTLSQGDLVLCEENLYGCTVRLFEQVFAKFGVRTEWVDFTHPEAAARIHEQKPAMVWLESPTNPLLKVIDLDAVCSAARCAGVPVVVDNTFATALVQRPLDLGATLSLTSTTKYINGHSDALGGAVCTDDPSWHQKMVFAQKALGLMPSPFDCWLITRGIKTLPLRLKQQMANAAAVADHLASHPSVSWVRYPGRDDHPQRAVALRQMNGGGAIVTIGLNASREKAYAVCKALRWFTMAESLGGVESLICHPATMTHAAVSAEIKEALGISDGLIRLSLGCEDITDLLIDLDHALALLP is encoded by the coding sequence TTGCAGCGTCCTGTCCCAGAACCGGCGACAGCCACCCGGGCCATTCACCATGGCGAAAGCTTCGCCAGCGAAACCGGCACGGTGATGCCACCCATCTACGCCACCTCCACCTTTGAGCATGGCAACCCAGGCGGATTCGATTACACCCGCTCTGGCAACCCCAATTTCCGCATCCTTGAAGGTGTACTGGCCTCAGTGGAGGCATGCACCCACGCCACGGTATTTGGATCTGGAGTGAGCGCGATTACCGCGATTGCCTCCACCCTGAGCCAGGGAGATCTGGTGCTCTGCGAGGAAAACCTTTACGGCTGCACCGTGCGCTTGTTCGAACAGGTGTTTGCCAAGTTCGGAGTGCGCACCGAATGGGTTGATTTCACCCATCCAGAGGCTGCAGCCCGTATCCATGAGCAGAAGCCAGCGATGGTCTGGCTAGAGAGTCCCACCAATCCACTGCTCAAAGTGATTGACCTCGATGCGGTCTGCAGCGCTGCCCGCTGCGCAGGCGTACCCGTTGTGGTCGACAACACCTTCGCCACCGCCTTGGTGCAACGCCCTCTAGACCTTGGCGCCACCCTCTCGCTCACCAGCACCACGAAATACATCAATGGGCATTCCGATGCCCTCGGTGGTGCGGTTTGCACCGATGACCCCAGCTGGCACCAGAAGATGGTGTTTGCCCAAAAAGCATTGGGGCTAATGCCCTCACCCTTCGACTGTTGGCTGATCACCCGGGGCATCAAAACGCTGCCCCTGCGCCTCAAACAACAGATGGCGAATGCCGCTGCAGTGGCGGATCATTTGGCATCCCATCCCTCCGTGTCGTGGGTGCGCTACCCCGGACGGGACGATCATCCGCAGAGGGCTGTGGCCTTGCGCCAAATGAACGGAGGCGGAGCGATCGTGACGATTGGATTAAATGCAAGCCGTGAAAAGGCCTATGCCGTATGCAAAGCCCTGCGTTGGTTCACGATGGCCGAAAGCCTTGGCGGAGTTGAGAGCTTGATCTGCCATCCAGCCACCATGACTCACGCCGCCGTTTCTGCGGAGATCAAAGAGGCCCTAGGAATCAGCGATGGATTGATCCGTCTCTCCCTTGGCTGTGAAGACATCACGGACCTCTTGATCGATCTCGATCACGCGCTTGCCCTGCTTCCGTGA
- a CDS encoding YlqD family protein yields MSDGNTLSIKRSITIRAVVTPAWKEEAERELSNGIATSDQQLAQLEQEGQQVVDQVRRQSANPLDPRVQEQVGQVQQQVAAKRSELEEQKRNLLQQQAQVRELEMDQIVEQGQLDSFCDIKVGDNLVSKMQVSVVVRDGVIESIDQG; encoded by the coding sequence ATGTCGGACGGCAACACCCTCTCGATTAAGCGCTCGATCACCATTCGTGCGGTGGTGACTCCCGCCTGGAAGGAGGAAGCTGAACGCGAGTTGAGCAACGGCATCGCCACCTCGGATCAGCAGCTTGCCCAGCTGGAGCAAGAGGGTCAGCAGGTCGTTGACCAGGTCCGTCGTCAGAGTGCGAATCCGCTTGACCCCCGCGTGCAAGAGCAGGTGGGTCAGGTGCAGCAACAGGTGGCGGCCAAACGTTCTGAGCTGGAGGAACAAAAGAGAAACCTGTTGCAGCAACAGGCTCAAGTACGTGAGCTAGAGATGGATCAGATCGTTGAACAGGGTCAACTCGATAGTTTTTGCGACATCAAAGTTGGCGATAATTTGGTCAGCAAGATGCAGGTGTCTGTCGTTGTGCGCGATGGCGTCATCGAGTCGATCGATCAGGGCTAA
- a CDS encoding PLP-dependent transferase: MSPRDLLRNPCWQGEDLGHPLPDSTHAVSVALPRWRDVIAYEENDPQCRSQLRAFYPRFALHPLVAEVAQQALAMLPTEMTSAESSAWPYPNAAAAQLAQHHCQSQAPGASTQIVDQLGLSVLIANAEASPHAKAFWQHAGLGASSRRAAISLNKEAAPAARTAEQAKALVIERLAGIYGCNTQQLSLHPSGMAALHTALRWITALRPGRPTLQIGFPYVDVLKLPQVVFAGSELLLDSSSAAMEAALDRLDPAAVIVELPSNPLLQCVDLSTLARLAHARGIPVIADDTIGSCVNIDPFPYADLIFSSLTKSFAGRGDVLSGSLVVSPCSQWEQTFRDQRSTAGFIGLDDADAMALAQGSRDVQARVPELNRHAQALAAKLSNHPAVARVYYPDQCANFRSLLRPGAGHGCLLSFELKGGSDQAQAVYDRLSVCKGPSLGTPFTLVCPYVLLAHYDELAWAKACGVPSHLLRVSVGLEQPEEIWQRFERALAPSSH; this comes from the coding sequence GTGAGTCCCCGCGATCTTCTGCGCAATCCCTGCTGGCAAGGCGAGGACCTCGGCCATCCCTTGCCTGACAGCACCCATGCCGTGTCTGTGGCCCTACCGCGCTGGCGGGACGTGATCGCCTACGAAGAGAACGATCCGCAGTGCCGATCGCAATTGCGAGCGTTTTATCCACGCTTTGCTCTCCATCCGTTGGTTGCGGAGGTGGCTCAACAAGCATTAGCGATGCTCCCTACTGAGATGACCTCGGCTGAATCCAGTGCTTGGCCCTACCCCAACGCAGCTGCCGCTCAGCTCGCCCAACACCATTGCCAATCTCAGGCGCCAGGTGCTTCAACTCAAATCGTGGATCAGCTCGGACTCTCCGTCTTGATTGCCAACGCTGAAGCAAGCCCCCATGCCAAGGCTTTCTGGCAACACGCTGGTTTAGGGGCCTCGTCGCGACGTGCCGCGATCAGCTTGAACAAGGAAGCAGCACCAGCAGCTAGGACCGCTGAGCAGGCCAAGGCCCTTGTGATCGAGCGACTAGCCGGCATCTATGGCTGTAACACCCAGCAGTTGAGCCTTCATCCGTCCGGAATGGCTGCTCTGCACACGGCTCTGCGATGGATCACGGCGTTGCGCCCCGGACGCCCCACCCTGCAAATCGGCTTCCCTTACGTGGATGTGCTGAAGCTGCCTCAGGTGGTATTTGCAGGAAGCGAACTGCTGCTCGACAGCAGCAGCGCAGCCATGGAAGCCGCTCTTGATCGCCTCGATCCAGCAGCTGTGATTGTGGAACTACCCAGCAATCCACTTCTGCAATGCGTGGATCTCTCCACGCTCGCCCGCTTGGCTCATGCCCGAGGGATTCCAGTGATCGCAGACGACACGATCGGCTCTTGCGTGAACATCGATCCCTTCCCTTATGCAGACCTGATCTTCAGTTCACTCACCAAAAGTTTTGCCGGTCGTGGTGATGTGTTGTCTGGATCACTGGTGGTGAGTCCATGCTCCCAATGGGAGCAAACCTTCCGAGATCAGCGTTCAACAGCAGGGTTCATCGGCCTTGACGATGCCGATGCGATGGCCTTGGCACAAGGAAGCCGCGATGTCCAGGCACGCGTTCCTGAACTGAATCGCCATGCCCAAGCCCTCGCCGCGAAGCTCAGCAACCACCCGGCGGTGGCTCGCGTGTATTACCCCGATCAATGCGCCAATTTCCGCAGCCTCTTGCGCCCCGGCGCTGGACATGGATGCCTGCTTTCGTTTGAGCTCAAGGGCGGTAGCGATCAAGCCCAAGCGGTTTACGACCGGTTGTCGGTCTGCAAAGGGCCAAGCCTGGGCACACCATTCACGTTGGTGTGCCCCTATGTGCTTTTGGCTCACTACGACGAACTGGCCTGGGCCAAGGCTTGCGGCGTTCCCTCTCACCTCCTGCGCGTCTCGGTCGGACTCGAACAACCTGAGGAGATTTGGCAACGGTTTGAGCGCGCCCTCGCTCCGTCAAGCCACTAA